From Cellvibrio zantedeschiae, the proteins below share one genomic window:
- the dapC gene encoding succinyldiaminopimelate transaminase: MNQDLNLLHPYPFEKLAALKAAVSAPKELSDIMLSIGEPKHEPPAFVLQTLISNLNKLSNYPTTKGIPELREAIASWACKRFNLNSGSFTADKHVLPVNGTREALFAFAQAIVDRTKPNPVIVSPNPFYQIYEGAAILSGAEPHFLNCTPENNFIPDFAAVPAAIWERTQLLFICSPGNPTGAVMSSAQLKELIALADKYDFVIASDECYSELYFDEKNPPAGLLQACAELGRDDFARCVVFHSLSKRSNLPGLRSGFVGGDAKILENFLLYRTYHGCAMPVPTQLASVAAWQDETHVIENREAYRQKFDAVLNILSDVLDVKKPDASFYLWPKTPIKGELFAQKLFESQKVTVLPGSYLAREAKDINPGEDYVRLALVAPLAECIEAAKRIKAFVQSL; the protein is encoded by the coding sequence ATGAACCAAGATTTAAACTTATTGCACCCCTACCCTTTTGAAAAGCTTGCCGCATTAAAAGCAGCAGTGTCAGCGCCAAAAGAATTAAGCGATATTATGTTATCTATTGGCGAGCCAAAACATGAACCGCCAGCCTTTGTGTTGCAAACATTAATTAGCAACCTTAATAAGTTATCCAATTACCCGACAACCAAGGGCATTCCGGAGTTGCGTGAGGCAATTGCCAGTTGGGCATGCAAACGTTTCAACTTAAATAGCGGAAGTTTCACAGCCGACAAACATGTTCTACCTGTGAACGGCACACGCGAAGCACTTTTTGCATTTGCACAAGCCATTGTGGATCGAACCAAACCAAACCCCGTTATTGTATCCCCCAACCCTTTCTATCAAATTTACGAAGGCGCGGCGATTTTATCCGGTGCAGAGCCTCATTTTTTAAACTGCACACCAGAAAACAATTTCATTCCTGATTTTGCCGCCGTGCCCGCTGCGATTTGGGAGCGCACACAGTTATTATTTATTTGCTCACCCGGCAACCCCACGGGCGCAGTGATGAGTTCTGCACAATTAAAAGAGTTGATTGCGCTCGCTGATAAATACGATTTTGTTATTGCATCTGATGAGTGCTATTCAGAGCTTTATTTTGATGAGAAAAATCCGCCCGCTGGTTTATTGCAAGCCTGCGCTGAATTGGGCCGCGATGATTTTGCACGCTGTGTGGTTTTTCATAGTTTATCCAAACGCTCCAACCTGCCTGGTTTGCGCTCAGGCTTTGTGGGTGGCGATGCAAAAATCCTTGAAAATTTTTTGCTATACCGCACCTATCACGGTTGCGCTATGCCGGTCCCAACGCAATTAGCCAGTGTTGCCGCATGGCAAGACGAAACTCACGTAATAGAAAATCGCGAAGCCTATCGCCAAAAATTTGATGCGGTATTAAATATCCTCAGCGATGTTTTGGATGTAAAAAAGCCTGATGCGAGTTTTTATTTGTGGCCGAAAACGCCCATCAAAGGCGAATTGTTTGCGCAAAAATTATTTGAATCGCAAAAAGTAACCGTTTTGCCGGGAAGTTATTTAGCCCGTGAAGCCAAGGATATTAACCCAGGCGAGGATTATGTTCGCCTTGCATTAGTCGCACCCTTGGCCGAATGCATTGAAGCAGCAAAACGCATTAAGGCATTTGTACAATCGCTATGA
- a CDS encoding ArsC family reductase yields the protein MTTLYGIKNCDTVKKARDWLAKNNVDYRFHDFRVDGLDKDQVKNWITEIGLEKLVNKRSTTWKELDESVKTNFDEKNAVAVIVENPTLIKRPLLETALQKHLGFKDTEYAKIFN from the coding sequence ATGACTACTTTATACGGCATTAAAAACTGCGACACCGTAAAGAAAGCGCGTGACTGGCTGGCGAAAAATAATGTGGATTATCGCTTTCACGATTTCCGTGTCGATGGCTTGGATAAAGATCAGGTAAAAAACTGGATAACCGAAATCGGTTTAGAAAAGCTGGTGAACAAACGCAGCACAACCTGGAAAGAATTAGACGAAAGTGTCAAAACTAATTTTGACGAGAAAAATGCAGTCGCAGTGATTGTAGAAAATCCAACGCTGATCAAGCGACCGCTACTTGAAACCGCACTTCAAAAACATCTCGGTTTTAAAGACACAGAATACGCAAAAATTTTTAATTAG
- the nth gene encoding endonuclease III — translation MTELQKLSKQGRADYIREKLQELYPNPPIPLEHKDAYTLLIAVLLSAQCTDARVNTVTPALFKLADNPYDMAKVPVEKIQEIIRPCGLSPQKSKAISVLSQILVNEHDGKVPDDWDALERLPGVGHKTASVVMSQAFGHPAFPVDTHIHRLAQRWGLTNGKNVTQTEKDLKRLFPKESWNALHLQIIYYGREHCSARGCDGTVCGICTTTYPNRKKPKIVLKP, via the coding sequence ATGACAGAATTGCAAAAGTTATCCAAGCAAGGGCGTGCGGATTACATTCGGGAAAAACTTCAAGAGCTTTATCCCAATCCGCCAATTCCGCTTGAGCATAAAGATGCATACACCCTGCTCATTGCAGTGTTGCTTTCTGCACAATGCACAGACGCTCGCGTAAATACGGTGACTCCGGCGCTATTTAAACTCGCCGATAATCCTTACGACATGGCGAAGGTGCCTGTAGAAAAAATTCAGGAAATTATTCGCCCTTGCGGATTATCTCCGCAGAAATCAAAAGCGATTTCCGTGCTATCGCAAATATTGGTGAATGAACATGATGGAAAAGTTCCAGACGACTGGGATGCGTTGGAGCGCTTGCCGGGAGTGGGTCATAAAACAGCAAGCGTTGTGATGAGCCAGGCGTTTGGGCACCCAGCATTTCCAGTAGACACGCATATTCATCGATTGGCGCAGCGTTGGGGTTTAACAAACGGTAAAAATGTGACGCAAACTGAAAAAGATTTAAAGCGTTTGTTTCCAAAAGAAAGCTGGAATGCGTTGCACTTGCAAATTATTTATTATGGTCGCGAACATTGCTCGGCGCGCGGTTGCGATGGCACTGTATGCGGGATATGTACAACAACTTATCCCAATAGAAAAAAACCTAAAATCGTGTTGAAACCTTAA
- the dapD gene encoding 2,3,4,5-tetrahydropyridine-2,6-dicarboxylate N-succinyltransferase: MTTLYALGLGIGTQNSKGEWLEVFYAAPQLNPSAELSNAIAKVVGYSEGNQAIAITNTQAGEIAQALEGVNAEQAALAKTLINSKRPLVVTLIATDTNPASVPEAYLKLHLLSHRLVKPHNTVLAGIFGVLPNVAWTNKGAIDVNELPAAQLQARLNGEELEVSCVDKFPKMTNYVVPKGVRVAHTARVRLGAYLGEGTTIMHEGFVNFNAGTEGPAMIEGRISAGVFVGAGSDLGGGSSTMGTLSGGGNIVISIGKESLIGANAGTGIPLGDRCKVESGLYITAGTKVVVLDDAGAEVKTVKARELANVSDLVFRRNSISGRVEVVTNKSALQLNTALHKN; the protein is encoded by the coding sequence ATGACAACTTTATACGCACTTGGCTTGGGGATAGGCACACAAAATTCAAAAGGTGAATGGCTGGAAGTTTTTTATGCCGCACCGCAATTAAATCCTTCAGCAGAATTAAGCAATGCAATCGCCAAAGTGGTCGGTTATAGCGAAGGTAATCAAGCCATTGCAATTACTAATACTCAAGCAGGTGAAATTGCGCAGGCACTTGAAGGTGTAAATGCAGAACAAGCAGCGCTCGCAAAAACCTTAATTAACAGCAAACGTCCTTTGGTGGTAACTTTGATTGCTACTGATACCAACCCAGCGTCTGTGCCGGAAGCTTATTTAAAATTACACCTACTGTCGCACCGTTTGGTGAAACCACACAACACTGTGCTCGCTGGAATTTTCGGCGTCTTGCCAAACGTTGCATGGACCAACAAAGGCGCTATCGACGTCAACGAATTGCCTGCAGCACAATTGCAAGCGCGTTTGAACGGCGAAGAGCTGGAGGTATCCTGTGTGGATAAATTCCCCAAAATGACCAACTATGTTGTTCCAAAAGGAGTGCGTGTCGCCCACACAGCACGCGTGCGTTTAGGCGCTTATCTGGGTGAAGGCACCACCATCATGCATGAAGGTTTTGTAAACTTTAATGCCGGTACCGAAGGCCCTGCGATGATTGAAGGCAGAATTTCAGCAGGTGTATTCGTTGGCGCAGGCTCTGACTTGGGCGGCGGCAGCTCCACTATGGGAACCCTGTCGGGCGGTGGTAATATAGTTATTTCTATTGGCAAAGAATCATTGATCGGCGCAAACGCGGGCACCGGTATCCCACTGGGTGATCGCTGCAAAGTTGAATCGGGCTTGTACATTACCGCCGGTACCAAAGTCGTTGTATTAGACGATGCAGGCGCAGAAGTTAAAACCGTAAAAGCGCGTGAACTGGCAAACGTATCTGATCTGGTGTTCCGTCGTAATTCTATTAGCGGCCGCGTAGAAGTTGTTACCAATAAAAGTGCACTGCAATTAAATACCGCACTGCACAAAAATTAA
- a CDS encoding [protein-PII] uridylyltransferase, with the protein MLMTAVPYFERPLFFFDQSRFRRALAEQPHITVFKDAINAANMQFNRRFVEGEDIRTLVYERALFIDCILHYAWHKFEWPESISLEAVGGYGRGELHPASDIDLLILHRPEVLADCEENIGQFFTFLWDIKLEIGSSVRTVKQCIEIARNDITVATNIMESRTLVGDQSLRHELLQQSSPNNIWPADTFFRAKWDEQIARHKKYNDTEYNLEPNIKNAPGGLRDIQTISWVAKRYFQVRTLKQLEGKGFFTEEEFSLLYTGEEYLWRVRYGLHMVAKRPEERLMFDYQRELAKLFGFEDEQGSLAVEQFMHKYYRTVLALRELNDVLLQFLSEAILQKGKCKSVTAVNERFQLRDNYIEATHTYVFEENPSALIEMFVLMAQNPKIVGVRASTIRLVRESRHLIDDNFRNDPKNTQLFVKLLQYPGGLVEQLKRMLRYGILGLYLPEFGQVTGQMQHDLFHIYTVDAHTLKVVQNMCNFLLPSAKEEFPISAHIMTRLPRLDLLYMAGLYHDIGKGRGGDHSTLGAVDAEAFCKRHGVSARETRLVSWLVEKHLLMSSVSQKQDLSDPDVIRNFALIVGDQMHLDYLFALTVADINGTNKELWNTWRASLMRQLYMETKRALRRGLENNIDKQELIEETQQAAIRKLGRNKLTEAQIWEFWRDMGEDYFLRESVADITWHTEAIAGHTNDDPLILIKKTTNRELAGATQIFIRTKNQKHVFVAAASALDHLSLSIQDAKIYSSNSGYTIDTFFVLNQDGKPLGSNPTLLKKIQQTLQEELRLAENYSEVISRRTPRRLKYFAMPTRTSLSHDTVRKCSVLEVISPDRPGLLACIGRIFMQFEIQLLNAKIATLGERVEDIFFIVDGQGKPLVDTEIAENLQREIREQLDKRVDLH; encoded by the coding sequence ATGTTGATGACTGCGGTGCCCTATTTTGAGCGGCCCTTATTTTTCTTCGACCAAAGCCGGTTTAGACGCGCTTTGGCGGAGCAACCGCACATCACCGTTTTTAAAGATGCAATCAACGCCGCTAACATGCAATTCAATCGCCGTTTTGTGGAAGGCGAAGATATTCGCACATTGGTTTATGAGCGCGCTTTATTTATCGATTGTATTTTGCATTACGCGTGGCACAAATTTGAGTGGCCAGAAAGCATTAGCCTCGAAGCTGTTGGTGGTTACGGCCGTGGTGAATTGCATCCTGCATCTGATATAGATTTATTAATTTTGCACCGCCCGGAAGTGCTCGCCGACTGCGAAGAAAATATCGGGCAATTCTTTACCTTCCTGTGGGATATCAAACTCGAAATTGGCAGCAGCGTGCGCACTGTGAAGCAATGCATTGAAATTGCCCGCAACGATATAACCGTTGCTACCAACATCATGGAATCGCGCACGCTAGTGGGCGACCAATCACTACGTCACGAGTTGTTGCAACAATCTTCACCCAATAATATTTGGCCAGCAGATACTTTTTTTCGTGCAAAATGGGATGAACAAATCGCCCGCCACAAAAAATATAACGACACCGAATACAATCTCGAACCCAATATTAAAAATGCCCCCGGCGGGCTGCGCGATATTCAAACCATCAGCTGGGTCGCCAAACGTTACTTTCAAGTTCGCACCTTAAAACAGCTGGAAGGTAAAGGTTTTTTTACCGAAGAAGAATTCTCCCTGCTTTACACCGGCGAAGAATATTTGTGGCGCGTGCGCTACGGTTTGCACATGGTAGCCAAACGCCCGGAAGAGCGTTTAATGTTTGATTACCAACGGGAGCTTGCCAAATTATTTGGCTTTGAGGATGAGCAAGGCTCTCTCGCCGTTGAGCAATTTATGCATAAGTATTACCGCACCGTGCTCGCACTGCGCGAACTTAACGATGTGCTTTTGCAATTTTTATCGGAAGCTATTTTGCAAAAAGGAAAATGCAAAAGCGTTACTGCGGTCAACGAACGTTTCCAGTTGCGCGACAATTATATTGAAGCCACACACACTTATGTGTTCGAAGAAAATCCATCGGCACTGATTGAAATGTTTGTGCTTATGGCGCAAAACCCTAAAATTGTTGGCGTGCGTGCATCGACAATTCGCTTGGTGCGCGAAAGCCGTCATCTTATCGATGACAATTTCCGTAACGACCCCAAGAACACTCAGCTGTTTGTTAAATTGTTGCAATATCCCGGCGGCTTGGTAGAACAACTCAAGCGTATGCTGCGTTACGGCATTCTTGGTTTGTATCTGCCTGAATTCGGCCAGGTTACCGGCCAAATGCAACACGATTTATTTCACATCTACACAGTTGATGCGCACACATTAAAAGTTGTGCAGAACATGTGTAACTTTTTGCTGCCCAGCGCTAAAGAAGAGTTCCCCATTTCCGCGCATATTATGACGCGCCTGCCACGCCTGGATTTGCTGTACATGGCAGGCCTTTATCACGATATAGGCAAGGGCCGCGGTGGAGACCACTCAACGCTTGGCGCTGTGGATGCCGAAGCTTTTTGCAAACGCCATGGCGTTTCTGCACGCGAAACTCGCTTGGTATCCTGGTTGGTTGAAAAACATTTATTAATGTCTTCTGTTTCGCAAAAACAAGATTTGTCCGACCCGGATGTTATTCGCAACTTTGCGTTGATTGTTGGCGACCAAATGCATCTGGATTATTTATTTGCACTGACAGTTGCCGATATCAATGGCACCAATAAAGAATTATGGAACACCTGGCGCGCCAGCTTGATGCGTCAACTCTATATGGAAACCAAACGTGCATTGCGCCGCGGCCTGGAAAATAATATCGACAAACAGGAATTGATAGAAGAAACGCAGCAAGCAGCCATTCGCAAACTTGGCCGCAACAAATTGACCGAAGCCCAAATCTGGGAGTTCTGGCGCGATATGGGTGAAGATTATTTTTTGCGTGAAAGCGTGGCGGATATTACGTGGCATACAGAAGCTATCGCAGGTCATACCAACGATGATCCACTCATTTTAATTAAAAAAACAACTAACCGCGAGCTTGCAGGTGCAACACAAATTTTTATTCGCACCAAAAACCAAAAGCATGTGTTTGTCGCTGCGGCCTCTGCGCTGGATCATTTGAGCCTCAGCATCCAGGACGCAAAAATTTACAGCTCTAATTCCGGTTATACCATAGATACATTTTTTGTACTCAATCAGGATGGCAAGCCCCTCGGCAGTAATCCAACGCTTTTGAAAAAAATCCAGCAGACACTGCAGGAAGAATTGCGGTTAGCAGAGAACTATTCAGAAGTCATTAGCCGTCGCACCCCGCGTCGCCTGAAATATTTTGCCATGCCGACGCGCACCAGTTTAAGTCACGACACTGTGCGCAAATGTAGCGTGCTTGAAGTGATATCACCGGATCGTCCCGGCCTGCTCGCATGTATTGGCCGCATATTTATGCAATTTGAAATTCAACTCCTCAACGCCAAAATTGCGACTCTCGGCGAGCGAGTGGAAGATATTTTCTTTATTGTGGATGGTCAGGGCAAACCACTAGTAGATACTGAGATTGCTGAAAATTTACAACGCGAAATTCGCGAACAATTAGATAAGCGCGTGGATTTGCACTAA